A genome region from Gossypium hirsutum isolate 1008001.06 chromosome A04, Gossypium_hirsutum_v2.1, whole genome shotgun sequence includes the following:
- the LOC121228139 gene encoding uncharacterized protein isoform X2: MVQHALHESVDFQTQDLNNLLEWEWIKRKRCQRQHGIKLQWKSSENDFDFLASETTDPDASCRARPQSQQRLAVLHISQAVLAYIKYDNNDDALIVESNHKRSNLSCWMKYEASGFGVKAPSGEVTKRAGTDEIQKKNQ; encoded by the exons ATGGTGCAACATGCACTGCACGAATCTGTCGATTTTCAAACTCAGGACCTTAACAATCTTTTGGAATGGGAGTGGATCAAAAGAAAAAGATGCCAACGTCAACACGGCATCAAACTCCAATGGAAGTCCAGCGAGAATGACTTCGACTTTTTAGCCTCAGAGACAACAGATCCGGACGCCTCCTGCAGAGCACGG CCCCAGTCACAGCAGCGATTAGCAGTGCTCCATATATCACAAGCTGTTTTGGCATATATAAAATATGACAATAACGATGATGCACTAATTGTAGAAAGTAACCACAAGAGAAGTAATTTATCTTGTTGGATGAAGTATGAAGCATCAGGATTTGGAGTCAAGGCTCCATCAGGAGAGGTCACAAAACGAGCCGGAACAG ACGAGATCCAGAAAAAGAACCAGTGA
- the LOC121228139 gene encoding uncharacterized protein isoform X1 — translation MVQHALHESVDFQTQDLNNLLEWEWIKRKRCQRQHGIKLQWKSSENDFDFLASETTDPDASCRARPQSQQRLAVLHISQAVLAYIKYDNNDDALIVESNHKRSNLSCWMKYEASGFGVKAPSGEVTKRAGTGKVPSRNPCNS, via the exons ATGGTGCAACATGCACTGCACGAATCTGTCGATTTTCAAACTCAGGACCTTAACAATCTTTTGGAATGGGAGTGGATCAAAAGAAAAAGATGCCAACGTCAACACGGCATCAAACTCCAATGGAAGTCCAGCGAGAATGACTTCGACTTTTTAGCCTCAGAGACAACAGATCCGGACGCCTCCTGCAGAGCACGG CCCCAGTCACAGCAGCGATTAGCAGTGCTCCATATATCACAAGCTGTTTTGGCATATATAAAATATGACAATAACGATGATGCACTAATTGTAGAAAGTAACCACAAGAGAAGTAATTTATCTTGTTGGATGAAGTATGAAGCATCAGGATTTGGAGTCAAGGCTCCATCAGGAGAGGTCACAAAACGAGCCGGAACAGGTAAAGTACCTTCGAGGAACCCTTGCAATTCATAG